In one Fibrobacter sp. genomic region, the following are encoded:
- the frr gene encoding ribosome recycling factor — MADYSEKMAKAVEATEREFTKIRAGQASPAILNDIRIDYYGTPTPISQVAKVSVPEPRMLLVAPWEKSLVDLIEKAIYAANIGLTPMKDGNSIRVSLPILTTERRQELAKIARKHAEDGRVAIRNIRRDANDAIKKDKEMPEDEAKKQQDEIQKATDKAIAQIDALLAAKEADILKV, encoded by the coding sequence ATGGCAGATTATTCTGAAAAGATGGCTAAGGCTGTTGAAGCTACCGAACGTGAATTCACCAAGATCCGTGCTGGTCAGGCTTCTCCCGCAATCCTTAACGACATCCGCATCGACTACTACGGCACTCCGACCCCGATTTCTCAGGTTGCCAAGGTTTCCGTTCCGGAACCGCGCATGCTTCTCGTCGCACCGTGGGAAAAGTCTCTCGTGGACCTCATCGAAAAGGCTATCTACGCCGCTAACATCGGTCTTACCCCCATGAAGGACGGTAACTCCATCCGCGTCAGCCTCCCGATCCTCACCACCGAACGTCGTCAGGAACTGGCTAAGATCGCTCGCAAGCATGCAGAAGACGGCCGCGTTGCAATCCGCAACATCCGCCGCGATGCTAACGACGCCATCAAGAAGGACAAGGAAATGCCGGAAGACGAAGCCAAGAAGCAGCAGGACGAAATCCAGAAGGCTACTGACAAGGCTATCGCTCAGATCGACGCTCTCCTTGCCGCTAAGGAAGCAGACATTCTTAAGGTTTAA
- the pyrH gene encoding UMP kinase: MAKFNRVLLKLSGEALAGAKGHGIDNDILNEMASEIADVVRKGVGVALVIGGGNMIRGVSASAGGMNRAQGDAMGMLGTVMNGLAMQDALDKQGINSVVMSAIRMEPICEFFNRRRAIELLANGSVVIFSAGTGNPFFTTDSCAALRAIESECDVIMKVTKVDGIYSADPMKDPTATRFDDITYQEVIARGLKVMDTAAVALCMEHNMPIFVFKMEKGCLTQAAVEGNLGTLVHC, encoded by the coding sequence ATGGCGAAGTTTAATAGAGTTTTGCTCAAGTTGAGCGGTGAAGCTTTGGCCGGAGCCAAGGGTCATGGAATTGACAACGACATCCTGAACGAAATGGCATCTGAAATTGCCGACGTCGTTCGTAAGGGTGTAGGTGTTGCCCTGGTCATTGGTGGTGGTAACATGATTCGTGGCGTAAGCGCCAGCGCAGGTGGCATGAACCGTGCCCAGGGTGATGCCATGGGTATGCTTGGTACCGTGATGAACGGCCTTGCCATGCAGGACGCCCTGGACAAGCAGGGTATCAATTCTGTGGTCATGAGCGCAATTCGTATGGAACCCATTTGCGAATTCTTCAACCGTCGCCGCGCAATTGAACTTCTTGCCAATGGCTCTGTGGTTATTTTCTCCGCAGGCACCGGCAATCCTTTCTTCACCACCGATAGCTGTGCAGCACTTCGCGCCATTGAAAGCGAATGCGACGTGATCATGAAGGTGACCAAGGTGGATGGCATCTATTCCGCCGACCCCATGAAGGATCCTACTGCAACCCGCTTCGACGACATTACCTACCAGGAAGTCATCGCCCGCGGACTTAAGGTGATGGACACCGCTGCAGTTGCACTGTGCATGGAACACAATATGCCCATTTTTGTGTTCAAAATGGAAAAGGGCTGCTTGACTCAGGCTGCCGTTGAAGGTAATTTAGGAACACTGGTACATTGTTAA
- the rpsB gene encoding 30S ribosomal protein S2, producing MANLPSVEDLLAAGSHFGHQTQRWNPKMKPYILAEKNGIYVLNLSKTRDLLEAAAAAAKKISESGKTVLFVGTKPTARQCVLDAAASCNQFSVTNRWLGGMMTNFQTVRKSIKKIDKIDTMEQDGTFQALSKKEVLDKTRERAKLLDVFGGIREMVNLPGLLVVTDLAHEKIAVAEARRLHIPIIGICDTNVDPTLVDFPIPANDDAVKSIKLIVDYIAANVAPRSADKKSKEEVKKFDNGEDK from the coding sequence ATGGCAAATCTGCCTTCCGTTGAAGATCTGCTCGCTGCAGGTTCCCACTTTGGTCACCAGACTCAGCGCTGGAATCCGAAAATGAAGCCCTACATCTTGGCTGAAAAGAACGGCATCTACGTTCTCAACCTGTCCAAGACCCGCGACCTCCTCGAAGCCGCTGCTGCAGCTGCAAAGAAGATCTCCGAATCCGGTAAGACCGTTCTCTTCGTTGGCACCAAGCCGACTGCTCGTCAGTGCGTTCTCGACGCTGCTGCTTCCTGCAATCAGTTCTCCGTGACCAACCGTTGGCTCGGTGGTATGATGACCAACTTCCAGACCGTCCGTAAGTCCATCAAGAAGATCGACAAGATCGACACCATGGAACAGGATGGTACTTTCCAGGCTCTCTCCAAGAAGGAAGTTCTGGACAAGACCCGTGAACGCGCTAAGCTCCTCGACGTTTTCGGTGGCATCCGTGAAATGGTGAACCTTCCGGGCCTCCTGGTCGTGACCGACCTCGCTCACGAAAAGATCGCCGTTGCTGAAGCTCGTCGTCTTCACATTCCTATCATCGGCATTTGCGATACTAACGTTGACCCGACCCTCGTCGATTTCCCGATTCCGGCAAACGACGACGCAGTGAAGTCCATCAAGCTCATTGTTGACTACATTGCCGCTAACGTTGCTCCGCGCTCCGCTGACAAGAAGTCCAAGGAAGAAGTTAAGAAGTTTGATAACGGTGAGGATAAGTAA
- the tsf gene encoding translation elongation factor Ts: MAAITASLVNELRQKTGVGMMQCKKALTETDGDMDKAVELLRKQGAAVAAKRADKAAKEGRIYLIETADKAAAFELSCETEPVSNNEDFVALADLAVKAVETQAIASVEDLKNAVVDGKKINDVLQDVLVKIQENIDFRKFAELKKSANSVFGVYSHMKGKIGVITELAYEGSADEAALKAAAKDIAMQAAAFAPVALNDAAVPAETIEKEREIARAQIELQAQQTGKATKPEFVERQLDGRVAKVLKEIVLEDQEFFMSEKNPKKLAVKDYLQEVVAKQLGLSSLKVVNFIRFERGN; this comes from the coding sequence ATGGCCGCTATTACCGCTTCTCTCGTTAACGAACTCCGTCAGAAGACTGGCGTGGGCATGATGCAGTGCAAGAAGGCCCTCACCGAAACTGATGGCGACATGGACAAGGCTGTAGAACTCCTCCGTAAGCAGGGTGCTGCTGTTGCTGCAAAGCGCGCAGACAAGGCTGCTAAGGAAGGCCGTATCTACCTCATCGAAACTGCAGACAAGGCTGCTGCTTTCGAACTTTCCTGCGAAACTGAACCGGTTTCCAACAACGAAGACTTCGTTGCTCTCGCTGACCTCGCTGTTAAGGCTGTCGAAACTCAGGCTATCGCTTCTGTCGAAGACCTGAAGAACGCAGTTGTTGACGGCAAGAAGATCAACGACGTGCTCCAGGACGTTCTCGTGAAGATCCAGGAAAACATCGACTTCCGTAAGTTTGCTGAACTCAAGAAGTCTGCAAACTCTGTCTTCGGTGTTTACAGCCACATGAAGGGCAAGATCGGCGTTATCACCGAACTCGCTTACGAAGGCTCTGCCGACGAAGCTGCTCTCAAGGCTGCTGCTAAGGACATCGCTATGCAGGCCGCTGCTTTCGCTCCGGTTGCATTGAACGACGCTGCAGTTCCTGCTGAAACCATCGAAAAGGAACGCGAAATCGCTCGCGCCCAGATCGAACTCCAGGCTCAGCAGACTGGTAAGGCTACCAAGCCGGAATTCGTTGAACGTCAGCTTGACGGCCGCGTTGCTAAGGTCCTCAAGGAAATCGTTCTCGAAGACCAGGAATTCTTCATGTCTGAAAAGAACCCGAAGAAGCTCGCTGTCAAGGACTACCTCCAGGAAGTCGTTGCTAAGCAGCTCGGTCTCTCCAGCCTGAAGGTTGTGAACTTCATCCGCTTCGAACGCGGTAACTAA
- the rpsI gene encoding 30S ribosomal protein S9 yields MYRGTGRRKNAIAAVILKPGTGKRTINGRDFKDYFHSEVQNMIANLPFAILGNAEEWDVEVTARGGGIAGQMGAVRLGISRALVANDAEVKPALKKEGLMTRDARAVERKKFGRKKARKHFQFSKR; encoded by the coding sequence ATCTACCGTGGCACTGGCCGTCGTAAGAACGCTATCGCTGCTGTGATTTTGAAGCCGGGTACCGGCAAGCGCACTATCAATGGTCGTGATTTCAAGGATTACTTCCACTCTGAAGTGCAGAACATGATTGCAAATCTTCCGTTCGCCATCCTCGGCAACGCAGAAGAATGGGACGTCGAAGTTACCGCTCGTGGCGGTGGCATCGCTGGCCAGATGGGCGCTGTCCGTCTCGGCATCTCCCGCGCACTGGTTGCTAACGACGCAGAAGTGAAGCCGGCTCTCAAGAAGGAAGGCCTCATGACTCGCGACGCTCGTGCTGTTGAACGTAAGAAGTTCGGCCGCAAGAAGGCTCGTAAGCACTTCCAGTTCTCCAAGCGCTAA
- the rplM gene encoding 50S ribosomal protein L13: MKTITVNPKNVERKWKLVDAANKPMGRVATEVARLLMGKHKAIFSPNVDTGDFVVVINAEKVAVSGNKNLQKEYFHYTGHIAGERWINFADLLAKHPTAPLEAAIWGMLPHSALGHKMIKKLKIYAGAEHPHAAQNPEVVDL; encoded by the coding sequence ATGAAGACCATTACGGTAAACCCGAAGAACGTCGAACGCAAGTGGAAGCTTGTGGACGCCGCTAACAAGCCGATGGGTCGCGTGGCAACTGAAGTTGCTCGTCTCCTCATGGGTAAGCATAAGGCCATCTTCTCCCCGAACGTCGATACTGGCGATTTCGTGGTTGTGATCAACGCTGAAAAGGTTGCTGTGTCTGGCAACAAGAACCTGCAGAAGGAATACTTCCACTACACTGGCCACATCGCTGGTGAACGCTGGATCAACTTCGCAGATCTCTTGGCTAAGCACCCGACCGCACCGCTCGAAGCCGCTATCTGGGGCATGCTCCCGCACAGCGCTCTCGGTCACAAGATGATCAAGAAACTCAAAATCTATGCCGGTGCAGAACATCCGCACGCAGCACAGAATCCTGAAGTCGTAGACTTGTAA
- a CDS encoding phosphatidate cytidylyltransferase encodes MSNLAQRLITAVIAIPLVFGLLWFNDISRIALMCFLGGVGAWEWAGMARKMYQGPDMRAYSFVASFALTLAWALSKGGFFGLPAVPGVVGMACVIILAGYIAMAYSKVDIETLFPWLVMHISAPLYVGLWGGMNVLMMGNGSQGLENCYPFILVMTSMWLCDTVAYFFGKFAAGKGPFGRHLFAPSISPKKTWEGSVAGTIATVAWVAYWASCSSALSAFHVDISLAQGIVLGILIAVAGQAGDLLMSALKRWSGTKDSGNLFVGHGGVLDRCDSFLLAAPMLYILLDVMEKVL; translated from the coding sequence ATGAGTAATTTAGCACAGCGTTTGATTACCGCAGTCATCGCCATTCCTTTGGTGTTTGGCCTCCTGTGGTTTAATGATATTTCACGTATTGCACTGATGTGCTTCCTGGGTGGCGTTGGCGCCTGGGAATGGGCTGGTATGGCTCGCAAGATGTACCAGGGCCCGGATATGCGCGCCTATTCCTTTGTCGCATCCTTTGCATTGACCCTCGCATGGGCTCTTTCCAAGGGGGGCTTCTTTGGCTTGCCCGCAGTTCCCGGCGTTGTGGGTATGGCTTGCGTTATTATCCTGGCAGGCTATATTGCCATGGCCTACTCCAAGGTGGATATCGAAACTCTTTTCCCTTGGCTCGTGATGCACATCAGCGCTCCGCTGTATGTGGGTCTCTGGGGCGGTATGAACGTCCTTATGATGGGCAATGGTTCCCAGGGTCTGGAAAACTGCTATCCCTTTATTCTCGTGATGACCTCCATGTGGCTTTGCGATACCGTGGCCTACTTCTTCGGTAAGTTCGCTGCTGGCAAGGGCCCCTTTGGCCGTCATCTCTTTGCTCCCAGCATCAGCCCCAAGAAGACTTGGGAAGGCTCTGTTGCAGGTACCATCGCCACTGTTGCATGGGTAGCCTACTGGGCATCCTGTTCTTCCGCCTTGTCTGCATTCCATGTGGATATCAGTCTCGCCCAGGGTATTGTCCTTGGCATCCTGATTGCTGTTGCTGGCCAGGCAGGTGATCTCCTGATGAGTGCTCTCAAACGTTGGAGCGGTACCAAGGATTCCGGCAATCTTTTCGTGGGCCATGGTGGTGTTTTGGATCGTTGCGACTCCTTCCTCCTGGCTGCACCGATGCTCTACATCTTGCTGGATGTGATGGAAAAGGTATTGTAA
- a CDS encoding isoprenyl transferase, with product MANELRHVAIIMDGNGRWAKSRGLERFLGHRKGTQATIDAVEVGVNLNLEHMTLYVFSSENWGRPTKEVEYLMGLLIEMVIKEIPDLMEKNVKLKVIGNMDRIPEKPRAKLQEAIDVTANNTGMQLNLAISYGARQEIVAAVKSIAAQVAAGEVKIDDIDENLFANNLYLKGAPDPDLIIRTGGEFRLSNYLLWQAAYSEFYVTDTLWPDFTKEEFLKAVEFFKTRERRFGKVLHE from the coding sequence GTGGCTAATGAACTGAGACATGTTGCCATTATCATGGACGGTAATGGCCGCTGGGCCAAGAGCCGAGGCCTCGAACGTTTCCTGGGACACCGCAAAGGTACCCAGGCTACTATCGATGCTGTTGAAGTTGGTGTGAACCTGAACTTGGAACACATGACTTTGTATGTGTTCAGCTCCGAGAACTGGGGCCGCCCCACCAAGGAAGTGGAATATTTGATGGGCCTTCTCATCGAGATGGTCATCAAGGAAATTCCCGACCTGATGGAAAAGAACGTGAAACTCAAGGTCATCGGCAACATGGATCGCATTCCTGAAAAGCCTCGCGCAAAACTCCAGGAAGCCATTGACGTTACGGCAAACAATACTGGCATGCAGTTGAACCTGGCCATCTCCTACGGTGCCCGTCAGGAAATTGTCGCTGCAGTCAAGTCCATTGCCGCTCAGGTCGCCGCCGGTGAAGTCAAGATCGACGACATCGATGAAAACCTGTTTGCAAACAATCTTTATCTGAAGGGCGCTCCCGATCCGGATCTCATTATCCGTACCGGCGGCGAATTCAGACTTTCCAACTATCTTCTTTGGCAGGCCGCCTATAGCGAATTCTACGTAACGGATACGTTGTGGCCCGACTTCACCAAGGAAGAATTCTTAAAGGCGGTGGAGTTCTTCAAGACTCGCGAACGCCGCTTTGGGAAGGTTCTCCATGAGTAA
- a CDS encoding endo-1,4-beta-xylanase has product MKKQISLAAIGLATAMAVPAFAGPGLADGAAKFVGNITQSNTAPGPNDTYTKLWNQATAENGCKWGSIEGTRGRYNWAGCDAAYNWAKNNGGHFKFHALLWGSQYPGWLESLSVDDTKKAITAWFDAVKQHYPDLEMIDVANEAIRTGNGQYHSNYTKTKIIQAMGGDNNGDYAFLTTAFKMARERWPKAILIYNDYNTIQWNVDQGINLINTIRKNGAPVDGYGLQAHDLMSQGGGANGTGGGGACLAYSTFKSTMEKIHSQTNNFPIFISEYDIPTTDDNVQEQCIKEQFSYWFEDPYVAGITFWGYIYGQTWLNCNNTANGCSGLIKNGQDRKAMTWLRNYLKSNKGVNTTGLAGGTVVDPEPQTPYGGKAAAIPGKIEAENFDVPGKGVNADGTSNQSYSVANSGNGNSDYRKNESPNLYKGATGVVIGYNNNDNWYEYTVEVAETGTYTMYAAVASGAGGAFTLSMDGKAITESISVPAAVGGTDVFTEYNKVSADVNLTAGKHILRLTVAKEYFDIDYMTFVKKGEADPEPLSSSSNDVPTTTTSSSSGTTPGVAGSSSSAVMAIGVSLDYEFETLQAFDVFDVNGMFMGRLRAYSFNQAIETVKYSDVKFANGTYYVRNKDTKQMQSFRIAK; this is encoded by the coding sequence ATGAAAAAACAAATTTCTCTTGCTGCGATTGGGTTGGCTACAGCTATGGCTGTGCCGGCTTTTGCTGGTCCGGGTCTCGCCGATGGAGCTGCAAAGTTCGTCGGTAACATTACACAGTCTAACACCGCTCCTGGTCCTAACGATACGTACACCAAGCTGTGGAACCAGGCTACTGCTGAAAACGGCTGTAAGTGGGGCTCTATCGAAGGCACCCGCGGCCGCTACAACTGGGCTGGTTGCGATGCAGCCTATAACTGGGCAAAGAACAACGGCGGTCACTTCAAGTTCCATGCTCTTCTCTGGGGTTCTCAGTATCCTGGCTGGCTCGAAAGCTTGAGCGTCGATGATACCAAGAAGGCCATTACCGCATGGTTTGATGCTGTAAAGCAGCATTATCCCGATCTTGAAATGATTGACGTGGCAAACGAAGCTATTCGTACTGGCAATGGTCAGTATCATTCCAACTATACCAAGACCAAGATTATCCAGGCTATGGGTGGCGATAACAATGGTGACTACGCCTTCCTTACCACAGCTTTCAAGATGGCTCGTGAACGTTGGCCCAAGGCAATCTTGATCTATAACGACTATAACACCATTCAGTGGAACGTGGACCAGGGTATCAACCTGATCAACACCATCAGAAAGAATGGCGCTCCTGTTGACGGTTACGGCCTCCAGGCTCACGACTTGATGAGCCAGGGTGGTGGCGCCAACGGTACTGGTGGCGGTGGCGCTTGCCTTGCTTACAGCACCTTCAAGTCCACCATGGAAAAGATCCATAGCCAGACTAACAACTTCCCGATTTTCATTTCTGAATACGACATTCCTACCACGGATGATAACGTTCAGGAACAGTGCATTAAGGAACAGTTCTCCTACTGGTTTGAAGATCCTTATGTAGCCGGCATTACTTTCTGGGGCTACATCTATGGTCAGACCTGGCTCAACTGTAACAATACTGCAAATGGTTGCTCCGGTCTCATCAAGAATGGTCAGGACCGTAAGGCTATGACCTGGTTGAGAAACTATCTCAAGTCCAACAAGGGTGTGAACACCACTGGTCTCGCAGGTGGCACCGTGGTTGATCCTGAACCGCAGACCCCGTATGGCGGCAAGGCTGCTGCAATTCCGGGCAAGATTGAAGCCGAAAACTTCGACGTTCCGGGTAAGGGCGTTAACGCAGACGGTACTTCTAACCAGTCTTACAGTGTTGCAAACAGCGGTAACGGCAACTCCGACTACCGTAAGAACGAATCCCCCAACCTCTATAAGGGTGCTACTGGCGTCGTCATTGGTTACAACAACAACGACAACTGGTACGAATACACTGTAGAAGTTGCTGAAACTGGTACTTACACCATGTACGCAGCTGTTGCTTCTGGTGCAGGTGGCGCATTCACCCTCTCCATGGATGGCAAGGCTATCACCGAAAGCATTAGCGTTCCTGCAGCAGTTGGTGGTACCGACGTGTTCACCGAATACAACAAGGTCTCTGCTGATGTGAACCTCACCGCAGGCAAGCACATCCTCCGCCTCACTGTTGCCAAGGAATATTTCGATATCGACTACATGACCTTCGTCAAGAAGGGTGAGGCTGATCCGGAACCGCTTTCCAGCTCCTCTAACGACGTTCCGACTACCACTACTTCTAGCTCTTCTGGAACAACTCCGGGCGTTGCTGGCTCTAGCTCCTCTGCTGTCATGGCAATTGGTGTAAGCCTCGACTATGAGTTCGAAACTCTCCAGGCCTTCGACGTGTTCGATGTGAACGGCATGTTCATGGGTCGCCTCAGAGCTTACAGCTTCAACCAGGCTATCGAAACTGTCAAGTACAGCGACGTGAAGTTTGCTAACGGTACGTACTACGTCCGTAATAAGGATACCAAGCAGATGCAGTCCTTCCGCATCGCTAAGTAA
- a CDS encoding CotH kinase family protein — translation MKMLENMKYALFAFSTMLVLSGCGDDEPSRSNNDDADISVVDSIAYQDSLYSWFMDNKVNREDSGENDSDLPDAGDDEDEAIVDSAVLLPPAGFYEPFKIPVPAPKFGGEIRCGGYGETVQRYENSWPFEEPQEINETMELRCSEFVDGEPVRTSTQTYFVSEEVSMPVVAISVDYRSMFDETVGYYRQGAERCYEEPCRNANYWQDRELPVHVEFFENGSRSAGKAWEIDAGLSIMGAWSRMEDKKSVSISMRKQYQDGRLKYPIFKTRPKDKKFKGFNLRNNGNRFVGDYIEDAMLSSLLEGSGVDYQRSRQVVVFYDGKYYGIHDLRERINEHFIETNYGIDSKVVDMVKHVKDTLSVSGGSADEYAKLLVKIHANDFSGVNNKSYAEIREIMDVANYADYMTAEIYYHNGDWPDNNVRAWRAPGVPFKFIIFDLDHGFGWDWHVNGFEYIDHNMFSWIKQGGHNECNGIGCFAEIYIKLSENPDFRRLFANHGAVMLSHYLTYDRVVEATNSMTATIPSADMERDQAHYKNGRRSYHAFDKTGATLISYAKKRTEIVRDEFREEFGLGPDIEVTITADGKGEVRLDDMKLPSSNFTGTFFQGNDMLLEAVPVDGAEFKEWEDGSTKNPRLVSPKDGSSYKAIFK, via the coding sequence ATGAAGATGCTTGAAAATATGAAGTATGCACTGTTCGCCTTTAGCACCATGCTGGTTCTTTCTGGCTGTGGTGATGACGAACCGTCCCGCTCCAATAATGACGATGCTGATATTTCCGTTGTAGATAGTATCGCCTATCAGGATTCTCTCTATTCCTGGTTTATGGACAACAAGGTGAACCGTGAAGATTCCGGTGAAAACGATAGTGACTTGCCGGATGCTGGTGACGATGAAGATGAAGCTATCGTTGATTCAGCTGTTTTGCTTCCCCCTGCAGGTTTCTATGAGCCATTCAAGATTCCCGTTCCGGCGCCGAAGTTTGGCGGAGAAATTCGCTGTGGCGGTTATGGTGAAACGGTTCAGAGGTATGAGAATTCTTGGCCTTTCGAAGAACCTCAGGAAATCAATGAAACAATGGAGTTACGTTGTTCCGAATTCGTGGATGGAGAGCCGGTAAGAACATCTACCCAGACATATTTTGTGAGTGAAGAAGTTTCCATGCCGGTGGTGGCCATCAGCGTTGATTACCGTAGCATGTTCGACGAAACAGTCGGCTATTACCGACAGGGAGCTGAACGCTGCTACGAAGAACCTTGCCGCAATGCGAACTACTGGCAGGACAGGGAACTTCCTGTTCATGTGGAATTCTTCGAGAACGGCAGCCGTTCCGCAGGAAAGGCTTGGGAAATCGATGCAGGTCTTTCCATTATGGGTGCCTGGAGCCGTATGGAAGACAAGAAGTCTGTCTCTATTTCCATGCGCAAACAGTATCAGGACGGCCGACTGAAGTATCCGATTTTCAAGACCCGTCCCAAGGACAAGAAGTTCAAGGGATTCAACCTGCGTAATAATGGAAACCGTTTCGTGGGAGACTACATAGAAGATGCCATGCTCTCCAGTCTTCTGGAAGGCAGCGGCGTGGATTACCAGCGCAGCCGTCAGGTAGTGGTTTTCTACGATGGCAAGTATTACGGAATCCACGATTTGCGTGAACGTATCAATGAACACTTTATCGAAACCAATTACGGTATTGATTCAAAGGTTGTGGATATGGTCAAGCACGTGAAGGACACCCTCTCTGTTAGTGGGGGCTCTGCTGATGAATATGCGAAACTTCTTGTTAAGATTCATGCAAACGATTTCAGTGGGGTGAACAATAAAAGCTATGCAGAAATCCGTGAAATCATGGACGTCGCAAATTATGCCGACTACATGACTGCCGAGATATACTACCATAATGGCGACTGGCCCGATAACAATGTTCGTGCATGGCGAGCACCAGGCGTTCCCTTCAAGTTCATCATCTTTGACTTGGACCACGGCTTTGGCTGGGACTGGCATGTTAATGGTTTTGAATATATTGACCACAACATGTTCAGTTGGATCAAACAGGGTGGACACAATGAATGCAACGGTATAGGTTGCTTTGCCGAAATTTATATCAAGCTGTCTGAGAATCCTGACTTCAGACGTCTGTTTGCAAACCATGGCGCAGTGATGCTGAGCCATTACTTGACTTACGATCGTGTGGTTGAAGCGACCAACTCCATGACAGCTACGATTCCTTCTGCTGACATGGAAAGGGATCAGGCCCACTACAAGAATGGCCGTCGATCTTATCATGCCTTTGACAAAACTGGTGCAACTTTAATCTCCTATGCGAAAAAACGCACGGAAATTGTCCGTGACGAATTCCGCGAAGAATTTGGCTTGGGACCGGACATCGAGGTGACTATTACCGCCGACGGTAAAGGCGAAGTTCGACTGGATGACATGAAACTGCCCAGTTCCAATTTCACGGGAACGTTCTTCCAGGGTAACGACATGCTTCTGGAAGCAGTCCCTGTAGATGGAGCCGAGTTCAAGGAATGGGAGGATGGCTCTACCAAGAATCCCCGTCTGGTCTCCCCGAAGGATGGCTCATCTTACAAGGCTATTTTCAAGTAA
- a CDS encoding GGDEF domain-containing protein, which produces MESPVDIRMALGTDIIGMTLVVVMIIGNVWRLRLKNKESLLLIAMLGTCFSCCLSDLLAFAADGSKHEYARQFVYFTNTWLYASNYLCAYSWLLFLREHFKIEMTHTQKWSLRVMKVVLILMLVINLFVPFIFSVNEYNIYSREFGYWIYIAFNYGIVVNSITLYYKNYRRDGSIRFFPIWLYIVPIVIATVIQSLWYGVSLMAPCFAVAIAGAFNSLQNERVFRDNLTGLFNRSFLDYVLFLYSQQGRKASGIMISLCGFEKINEQFGHDVGDKALCQTAEILRESVGSWGSILRYSGDEFIVMVDSQQDNNISNCIEKLKMNFDRFNREETGGYKLIPAIGVKKHSGEKENANQFLNGLKASVKTDKQRISP; this is translated from the coding sequence ATGGAATCACCGGTTGATATTCGAATGGCGCTTGGAACCGATATTATCGGCATGACTCTTGTGGTCGTGATGATTATCGGTAACGTCTGGCGTTTGCGCCTGAAAAACAAGGAAAGCCTGCTGCTTATCGCAATGCTTGGAACATGCTTTTCCTGCTGCTTGTCGGATCTTCTCGCTTTTGCTGCAGATGGTAGCAAGCATGAATACGCAAGGCAATTTGTCTATTTCACCAACACATGGCTCTACGCCTCCAATTACCTTTGCGCCTACAGCTGGCTTCTTTTCCTGAGGGAACATTTCAAGATTGAAATGACCCATACCCAGAAGTGGAGCCTCCGTGTGATGAAGGTTGTATTGATTCTCATGTTGGTCATAAACCTTTTCGTGCCCTTCATCTTTAGTGTCAACGAATACAATATTTATAGCCGCGAATTTGGTTACTGGATATACATTGCCTTTAACTACGGCATCGTGGTGAATTCCATTACGTTGTACTACAAGAACTACCGTCGCGACGGTTCCATACGTTTCTTCCCCATTTGGCTGTACATTGTACCCATTGTCATCGCGACGGTTATTCAGTCGCTCTGGTATGGTGTTTCCCTGATGGCTCCCTGCTTTGCAGTGGCTATCGCAGGTGCGTTCAACAGCCTTCAGAACGAACGCGTCTTCAGAGACAATCTGACGGGGCTGTTCAACCGTTCCTTTCTGGATTATGTGCTGTTCCTTTATTCCCAGCAGGGGCGTAAGGCTAGCGGCATTATGATTAGCCTTTGCGGATTTGAAAAAATCAACGAGCAATTCGGCCACGATGTTGGTGACAAGGCCCTGTGCCAGACAGCAGAAATCCTTAGGGAATCTGTGGGTAGCTGGGGTTCCATCCTCCGTTATTCCGGTGATGAATTTATTGTCATGGTGGATTCCCAACAGGATAACAACATCAGCAACTGCATTGAAAAGTTGAAAATGAACTTCGATAGGTTTAATCGTGAGGAAACGGGTGGTTATAAGCTTATTCCTGCAATCGGTGTGAAAAAACATAGCGGTGAAAAAGAAAATGCGAACCAGTTCCTGAATGGCCTTAAGGCTAGCGTGAAAACTGATAAGCAAAGAATTTCCCCTTGA